atatctgATGTTTACGATATAGAAACTAtaagtatattttattattcataTAGACAAATAACGGAAgatcttaaaattaataataaatccaGTGTCAGTATAAATTATGTATTAGCaagaaatttcattttattagaaaaaattaataataaatttttcgtGCAAATTTTATTGGATAATGAAGATATTATGGAATTGCCCGATAATTTAGAGTTAAGACTTGTCGAGTTAATTAATACTTCACATTTAGATGCACATTTGttcaaatatattaatttgcATCGCaataaattgaaaatttcaGAAAAGActataaaacatatttttaataatccGTCATTCTTTATGAAGTATTTAGATTCGGATGTTAAAGTTATCAGACAAattctattaaaaaatcgAGATCAAAAGTACAAACAAgatcttataaaatatattgagACACAAGGgtgtataaataatattatattatataactGTATAGTAtcaaaagaatataaaattcagtatataaataatataaatgtaaatgaactaaaaaataatgtgtGTTATAATCATCTGATGgcatatttagaaaaatgtaaaatattacaaaaataccTAATAAGTAAAGAAGATTTAGATGTGATGCTAAAATATCCGGAATATTGTGATATAATGGATCTAATGaacattataaaacatgatgtttataaagaagaaattttattaatttatttaattaataaaaaaaatataagtaGTTATGAATTAGAAAAGATTATAAACGAGTTAGGAGAAGACAACCATTATATTAAGGAATATTGTAAAGTAAACAAAAAGAtagaaaacaaaagaaaaaaaataaaaactaatGACTACAACACAGGCAGTGAGACCAGTAAAAAACTAGAAGCATCGTATAGGGATCTAAATGACAAAATGACGGAGTGTATTGGAATGCaagaaaacaaacaaacttcCACTAACTTTTTTTGCAAagaaacaaattttataaatacaaaaaatatgacaCATATAACTAATGATCAAAAAAGTAACAACATTGATCGAAATACACAAAATCTTGATCAAAATTACAAAGATCAAACTATCATCTATCCAAATAAGATTAATGATTTTAGTATTAACAAGGTAATCACTACAGATATGTCATTTAATGACATATTAGCAAATGATTCGTCTTTAAATCTTACTGAAGTCAATAGTTTTTTAGATTCTCTGTTTAATACATATgactttaaatataattacaaCATAATTATCggtatattaaaaaaatacgaGAAACCAGTAACTAGTAAAATTCAAGaatatttaatgaaaatcTTGGAAGAAGGATTTTTTGAGGAATGTTACTTTGATATGATAAggaatttatataatagatTACTGAAATATTGTACTAATACAAAAAcacgaaaaaataatgatatGATACTTATAGGACtttcaaaatattgtaaatatttcaataaGGAAGTGAGTTTAGGAAATGtaaagaataataaaaagaaataaatgcatttataatatagaCGTCCTGTTTTGTGAAACTTTTACTAGTTGACGGGGAGCCGCGATATATTTTccagataaaatatatgaagAATTACAATAACGATCATAATTTTACCGTTGATAAATTTGTCTATATTAAATGTGTACTTTTGATTTAGTTAACATGTTTTTATGCGATACAATTGCTAGATGAGATATGATTTTACgcttacaaatttttaatacacatttaaaaatataataaagtttaattattatgatttttataatgacTATCTGCTACATGTTTTACTAAAGTactcttatttttatatcttctaCTACACCCACAAAAATTACAAGCATAAGGCTTATTAACATCAAGATTATCAGGCGTGTGTCCCTTCTCAACATGATACTTAAGAGAATATTTACTCATATACTTCTTAAAACATCCAGGATAATCGCaataataaacattatACATCCTTCCATCCCTGTTATAATAACTCTGCCCATTGATTGTTATAACATTCTGTATTCTTTCCCTTTTAACTTTATCTACTTCATACTTCATCAAATATTTCTCATTAAATCCAAAAGGAGCTGTTTGATACAAGCCAAAGTTAAATACTGCTGGTTTATAAGAAAATCCTGGAGATTGATGAATATCATAATTCTTTtgatatttcttatttagaTATTGTTCATACTCTTctctcatttttttatagttcATATGGTGTCTAATAAATAgttatttacatttaaacTTGATACCatcataattttaataaattatgatATTTAGTATTAGAAAGTATAACCGACAAATAAACTCAATCCTATATCTATAATTGTGATATTTAGCATTTTAAAGTGTAACTGTCAAAAATGAATCttgtaattttaatattgatgAAAAGGTCTAatcttgtatttttaatttaaacttAGAtctgtaaaatataaaaaaaattagaactctcgagatataaaaattaaaagggggaattgatatttttgacaccaaaaaaatattgtagaaatattttttagatttggGAATTTCATTAAtcaattaatattttctaattaaAATGTGTTAATtaatacatatataaaatattgtaaacacaaaatatttgatatatGTCAAAATACTTgagatttttgaattaaatacattttctATGTCCAGTGTAAACattaacaaatatatttattctcgtcataaaaaagaaagaaagattgaaagaataaaatacaaactTAAACCTGTAAATTAAAACCGACAGTATACTCATGACTACTGTATACATAAGACATGTAAACATTAGTCATGAAGCGAATTTTTTCGTCACAGAAAAAAGAGTTCAAACTAGATACAAAATTCAAATGATTTTGTTTtggaagaaaaaataattcacAAATAcaagtttaaaaaaacaattgtcAGTATATTGGCATTTTACAGAGGTCATTATATTCATTAAGGGAGGTTTTTTAGCCATCCAAGAAACATTATTACAAACAACACGCTCTAGCATAAAAATCATCTatcaattaaaataattgttttatGACATATGACTTCAATAAACAAAAGACATTGTTGATAATACACAAAatcaaaatcaaaaaaaataattctcTCTTTATATTTCGTGTTGCAAGAAGCACTAAAAACCAAATTTCTTGAAAAAAAGACAACTAAAAAGTAAACGTTATGCTACTTATTAAAacttatttgtttaaataagaaatccaaaaaaaaataatacgaattaaattttttgaaatcgaacattgtaaaaaaattttttaaaatacaaaaaataaaccagAAACAGGCAAAGACCAGGAGAcataaagattttttttcatgacAAAGAACTTTGTGGAATACATAATTAAACCTATCAATTGAGGGTACAATAGTAAAGAACATATGTTTAGTGATTCGTTTGAAGATTGcttagtttttattttttattaaaactaTGATCGATTATGGTTAAAAAAActctaatttataaaataaaaatttgttcgAGAAATCAAGCGTGCTACgatattacaaaaacaaaaagaaaccTTGAACAGAAGTCATCAAACTTGCTAtgctttttatttacttatatatttgtactCATCTTTTAtagaatgtttttttttctttgcaaGTAAGAGGTAGGGAGAACCCTTACATAATTACCCAAGGGATTTGGGTGTGATCCTCATCCAACTGGTACTGTGAGATTCTATCCATCCAAAACTCCCTCCATACACTTGCCGGTGCAGCAAGCTCCTCCGTATCCATTGGACTTTAGCACCGGGAGAacactttttatttatgccTCAATTGCGTCCAGAGTGACCTCACAGCGGATATACTTAACGGGCATGGTTATCTATAACCCGAGGAGAGACATCATCGTACTGACTCAAAGGTCCCTACAATCATCTGTATTGCACACACGGCTCCTTACACGACCACATCACCAACCGGtcatttttattgggcTGCGTTGACCACCATTTACCCACTATGTTCGGCCACCGTGTTAAAGAATTTTGTAAGATAGGGTCCACGAGATCTTCTATTGCCCTACCTCGTCTAGTCTCTTAGTTAGCTCCTAAATCCCACTCTATAGTGCACCAGCCATGGGCTTTAACTAGGTCGTACCTAttagatacttttatgtatcattaAATCACCACAAAGGGAATACTTTTTTGGCTTTGAGGTGCGTTTCTGCACTAGATGCCAATTCCCTTATGGCTGGACACACAAATTCCATTGAATCAACTTAATGATTATCGTggacattttcatcatctgagttgttccaactgcatcatagaaagtagaaacaattttggTGCTCTTGGGAATCGAACCCAGTCAATGCTCAATGGAAGAATTGCCTTCTACCACTGGGCCAAGGGCACCTTTTATAGAATATTCCTGTCGTTCTAAACGCTACATGAACGCTTTAGCTCGATGTTTCTGTCTTCGTCAGCACTCTTAAAGCGGCATTTTAAGAAAAGATCCAAAATTTATGTCTTGGTCGTAATGTCTCTAAGAACATTTTTCTATGCCAATCGACctattgataaattttttatataaaaccACTAAAACTATTAAGGTGCCGTTATACAAGCATGTATCATGTTTTTAAGATCTACTTATAATTAAAgagaaaattaattttttttttgttagtttgatcttatttattttaattttttagattttgcaaataatattatctACTGTATCGACTTGAAAAACTACTTTTGCTATaattacaatataaaagtgCTTAACGAGTTTTTTGTACTCCGTTATCCAGACTTATTTGTTTCGCCCAATTTCAACTAACagagataaaaaatttaaattatttttttatcaaattggCTTCACCGAAAAATAGTTATTCTAATCGtcaaaataaagtaaaaaaatacatccTTGATATTGTAATTTCTGTTTCACAAAATCtatattttacttattgctttagaaaatataacaatCAAAAAAAGGTTGTAATTtgcaaattttttctaaaaaacaaagttAATCTCGCAATGTTTGAACTATTTCGTTGTCTAGAGCAGCTagatcatttttttatgaaaatatttagaatatGATGAACAAAGGATACCGATAtcatttgaaatttaatacaaaaaatttcatttggtttctatattttgaataaaatatgttttttccACATCAATCtgcaaaattttagaaatttcatataagtaattttttaaaaatagtagtcaataatataaattaaatgcaatattattaaaatttatcgtttttataatttacttATCAACCGATCTGATATGCTAAGAGAAgcttatatttaaaatcaaaaaattttctattggTATTTAATTCGAAGTTGTTTTTGCAATTGGTTTAGTAGTAAGTAATTCAAATAATCGAAAACATTCATAAAACCCAGCTTTCAGTTTATATATGTTAAATTATAGAGTTTGCAAACAAATTAAACGGAATCGCATAGCATGTTATGGGTTTTTGATTGAGAATTTGGcatcaaaaatattctttcttttatattattttgtttcaTATAAATAGACAATCTTTTTTCTCATTTTCACTATTAGAATAGTTACTTAATGTTGTGTGTGTCAAACGTGAACGTAAAGTGCTACACAcgtcaaatatatcatgTCAGATTTTGATATCTttgacatattttatttaaaattcaaataacAAACACAGTCGTGTTTTTTCATCAAagattttctatattttttggttTATCCAAATCAGTACAATATTCTAACTTACGATAAATGTTCCACATGACTTTAGAGACAAAATTTTGCCTAAGTTTTGTGAGCGTAATAGAGAATGCtgtatttttctattataaaGTCTATAAAGCTATATATGTGTAGCcttgtataaaaattgacATAATACAACGATTTTGGCTGTTTTGAACatgatcaaaaaattacagtttttaatttatttttacttgtCATTAAAACGATAGAAgaatttcaataaaataatatttattctcTTGTGAATAAAACACTTAATCCTATAAGACTCAATACAGTGAATTTTACAGCAGGTATGGTATTTATCCAAATGGTCATCATACCGAAATAGGGAATATAAGCAGCAACACAAGATTTCACATCTTGTGGGGCCAAGTAATATTGATTAGGCCTATATAAGCCGACATCATCAAGTCTATTATTGTCACCCTTAGTAAGAGTTCGTGTACCAAATTTCTTAATACAACGATGAACTATAGGAATcgtatttttgtataattgAAATACGGTCATGTCTCCTACACCATAAGATTTTGGCCTTAGCCATAAAATATCTCCTCTCTCAAACCCAGGACTCATGCTCTCACTAAGCACTACGACTATAGGACTGTCATTATTT
The Vairimorpha necatrix chromosome 6, complete sequence DNA segment above includes these coding regions:
- a CDS encoding signal peptidase complex catalytic subunit SEC11, encoding MDLLFSTKDVAAFTRMGPRQMLKQFVNASYSIIGTYMMWKLFSLILNNDSPIVVVLSESMSPGFERGDILWLRPKSYGVGDMTVFQLYKNTIPIVHRCIKKFGTRTLTKGDNNRLDDVGLYRPNQYYLAPQDVKSCVAAYIPYFGMMTIWINTIPAVKFTVLSLIGLSVLFTRE
- a CDS encoding zinc finger C2H2 domain-containing protein, with the translated sequence MNYKKMREEYEQYLNKKYQKNYDIHQSPGFSYKPAVFNFGLYQTAPFGFNEKYLMKYEVDKVKRERIQNVITINGQSYYNRDGRMYNVYYCDYPGCFKKYMSKYSLKYHVEKGHTPDNLDVNKPYACNFCGCSRRYKNKSTLVKHVADSHYKNHNN